Sequence from the Argentina anserina chromosome 7, drPotAnse1.1, whole genome shotgun sequence genome:
CGCACTGTTCCGTTATCCGGACAAGGTTTGTTAACTCCATTAATGTCAAGTTCTTTCCTCGTTCTTATTCCAAATTTCCATCCAGCTATTATATGTTGATGTTCAGAAGCTTAAAATGTGCGTATGTAATGAATATGTTCAGGGCCACTTTCTAGTTGTGGAAAAGTTCAGGCTTGGAATGGATTCGAGTACTAAGGGGTTAGTGATAGTTCAGCGAGATGATGATCTAGCTGCTGAACAGAAGGGTACTCATGGTGGAGCCGTTTTCAGCAGTAGTGCCACCACCACTACTACTAAAGGTATGAAGGATTACTCAAGAACTAGTAGTACTACAAAATCGGATGTTGTTCCAGATGTTAAGCCTCATGTTTCAGCTTCTTGGTCTGTGGCGCACAAGATTGAAAGTCGCGACAAGATCACCAACCATGGTGACAAAAGTAGTAGTAACCCTGGGCTTTACTCCGATtattcaagaccaagaacacGTCCTCCCTCCCACAACTGAACTCCTATAGCTCGTTTTCAATTACCTTATCCCTAGCTAGATCATTACTTGTTTCCTTTTTTAAgttatatatacagtatatatgcgTGTTTTAAGGAGTCTAAAACATTTATCTGATCCATCTCTCTGATCAGGAATCAGCTGTACGTGTATAATGATAGCTCGCTATTGCTAGCTGCTCAATTGAACATAAT
This genomic interval carries:
- the LOC126803186 gene encoding uncharacterized protein LOC126803186 yields the protein MSVMSSLFFILLCFSSMHANSEARYIGLGRSNKGFRALFRYPDKGHFLVVEKFRLGMDSSTKGLVIVQRDDDLAAEQKGTHGGAVFSSSATTTTTKGMKDYSRTSSTTKSDVVPDVKPHVSASWSVAHKIESRDKITNHGDKSSSNPGLYSDYSRPRTRPPSHN